A stretch of the Aegilops tauschii subsp. strangulata cultivar AL8/78 chromosome 4, Aet v6.0, whole genome shotgun sequence genome encodes the following:
- the LOC109746467 gene encoding uncharacterized protein has protein sequence MTKLYKIHSHAHIQALQARANELGHSNKSMLVNLVSLESVRIARESYALLRPLIKESWIWACPELEILLVVAGLSLEIQKLEHDVLPQLMVQEAKLERGALEALLLMKNSAITLLDLRKCFILALGVLLADEDLVSARVKKLSIMLKDTADDVLNGNRDIVWLQERAPLLVQLVTDVLETPCIVGYDSSSRALRGSGINGRSSEDATSPGALHPSSPLRCAW, from the exons ATGACGAAGCTCTACAAAATCCACTCCCATGCCCACATCCAAGCCCTGCAGGCCCGCGCCAATGAGCTGGGCCACTCCAATAAGTCCATGCTTGTGAATCTTGTCTCTCTGGAGTCGGTGCGCATAGCGCGCGAGTCGTATGCACTCCTCCGCCCGCTGATCAAGGAGTCGTGGATCTGGGCATGCCCGGAGCTGGAAATCCTCTTGGTTGTGGCAGGCTTGTCGCTGGAAATCCAAAAGCTTGAGCATGATGTGTTACCCCAGCTCATGGTTCAGGAGGCCAAGCTGGAACGGGGCGCCCTGGAAGCCCTCCTACTCATGAAGAACTCAGCAATTACGCTCTTAGATCTGAGGAAGTGCTTTATCTTAGCCTTGGGCGTATTGCTTGCCGATGAGGATTTGGTCTCAGCCCGAGTCAAAAAGCTGAGCATAATGCTAAAGGATACTGCTGATGATGTACTCAATGGTAATCGCGACATTGTCTGGCTTCAGGAGCGTGCCCCGTTGCTGGTCCAGCTGGTCACCGATGTGTTGGAGACCCCG TGCATCGTTGGTTACGACTCCAGCTCGCGCGCCCTCCGTGGATCAGGCATCAACGGTCGCAGTTCTGAGGACGCCACCTCCCCTGGTGCTCTGCATCCATCTTCCCCACTAAG GTGTGCGTGGTGA